Proteins from a single region of Coregonus clupeaformis isolate EN_2021a chromosome 35, ASM2061545v1, whole genome shotgun sequence:
- the LOC121539332 gene encoding actin filament-associated protein 1-like 1 isoform X3: MDANNRSMEVLVTELNFLLELLDHETLSSPTEEKKTSVRNLLKQLEPIVTGPDYLYMNTSVYRNGTSFVESLFETFDCDLGELKDMTEDQKQKHTVDTHTDTHTDTHVDTHVDTHRDDTSPSKQSSSDSSPPRSSETPPPLPTNPPPEAYYEEAVPLSPGKQPEYITTRGSSSPPNSIEDGYYEDAENNSPPTCINGRQRKNSYNDSDALSSSYESYEEDEEEKGSGPGSTLTHQWPSDESSMLPARDCRICAFLLRKKRFGQWAKQLTVIRDNRLQCYKSSKDVSPYVDLPLPQCTVTYAPKDERRKRHELRFTPPSGEALVLAVQSREQAHRWLRVVRKVSQGKGPEESTSPMMPRKTALDKRLSGDRTMADSDSVGVTTGENNRDNRENGKVKWGALAAGRKITRIISFSKRKHPLPGNACTPSPDTDPRRGYLSVLVSQVWRDQWCCVHGGSLHFHPDRGDPRPSLAPLPLHRCEVFPGLGPKHPFTLRILKGGTEVAVLEACSSEELGRWLGVLMAETGTATDPESLHYDYVDVETIANIRDAARHSFLWATSSSSTSSDSRTYDEVPCEGEQPEEVGGLKRRSSFSSKYSGRTKPGLALKYTGSNTNQYGLYGKTRAEEDTKHYLRKKEELEREKDGIRNNLLTLRQERREVKEKLKTATEEQRGSLSEHVSQLDEAFRGKESERVDLELRLTQVKDNLNKSLAGGGLGAPGESKPSSKVYSSPYYSESIPVSCVSEALKKPPVYSSSKGTVMQKAKEWESRKCT; this comes from the exons CGATGGAGGTCCTGGTGACGGAGCTCAACTTTCTGCTGGAGCTGCTGGACCATGAGACTCTGAGCTCTCCTACTGAGGAGAAGAAGACGTCTGTTAGGAACCTGCTGAAACAACTAGAGCCAATAG TGACAGGACCGGACTACTTGTACATGAACACGTCAGTCTACAGAAACGGCACCAGCTTTGTGGAATCCCTCTTCGAGACCTTTG ACTGTGACCTGGGGGAGCTGAAAGACATGACAGAGGACCAGAAACAGAAGCACactgttgacacacacacagacacacacacagatacacacgttGACACACACgttgacacacacagagacgacaCATCACCCTCAAAACAG AGCAGTTCAGACTCCTCTCCCCCCCGCTCAtcagagacccctccgcccctgCCCACAAACCCCCCTCCTGAGGCTTACTATGAAGAGGCAGTACCTCTCAGCCCTGGCAAGCAGCCAGAGTACATCACCACCCGCGGTAGCTCCAGCCCTCCTAACTCCATAGAGGACGGTTACTATGAGGATGCAGAGAACAACTCCCCTCCTACCTGCATCAACGGACGACAACGCAAAAACTCCT ACAATGACTCTGATGCCCTGAGTAGTTCCTATGAGTCctatgaggaggatgaagaggaaaaGGGATCAGGGCCAGGGTCCACACTGACCCACCAGTGGCCTAGTGATGAGAGCTCCATGCTCCCTGCCAGGGACTGTAGGATCTGTGCCTTCCTGCTGCGAAAGAAACGCTTCGGACAGTGGGCCAAGCAACTGACTGTCATACGGGATAACAggctacag TGCTATAAGAGCTCTAAGGACGTGTCCCCGTATGTTGACCTGCCCCTGCCCCAGTGCACTGTGACCTACGCCCCTAAAGACGAACGCAGGAAGAGACATGAGCTGAGGTTCACTCCACCCAGCGGAGAGGCTCTGGTCCTTGCTGTGCAGAGCAGGGAGCAGGCACACAGGTGGCTCAGA GTGGTCCGTAAAGTGAGTCAGGGAAAAGGACCAGAAGAGTCCACTTCTCCCATGATGCCCAGAAAGACTGCGCTTGACAAG CGGCTGTCTGGTGACAGGACTATGGCAGACTCAGACAGTGTGGGAGTGACTACAGGAGAGAACAACAGGGACAACAGAGAGAATG gTAAGGTGAAGTGGGGGGCTCTAGCGGCAGGACGTAAGATAACACGTATCATCAGTTTCTCCAAGAGGAAGCACCCCCTACCTGGCAACGCATGCACCCCCTCCCCAGACACAGACCCTCGACGAG gCTACCTGTCTGTGTTGGTGAGCCAGGTATGGAGGGATCAGTGGTGTTGTGTGCATGGGGGTTCTCTCCACTTCCACCCTGATAGAGGAGATCCCCGGCCCTCCCTGGCTCCTCTACCCCTCCATAGATGTGAGGTGTTCCCAGGACTGGGCCCCAAACACCCCTTCACCCTCAGGATACTGAAGGGAGGCACAGAGGTGGCTGTATTGGAG GCGTGTAGTTCTGAGGAGTTGGGGCGATGGCTGGGTGTTCTGATGGCAGAGACAGGTACAGCCACAGATCCAGAGTCACTACACTACGACTATGTTGATGTGGAAACCATCGCTAACATCCGAGATGCCGCACGCCACTCTTTCCT gtgggcCACATCTTCTAGTAGCACTTCCTCTGACTCCAGGACGTACGACGAGGTTCCTTGTGAGGGAGAGCag CCTGAGGAGGTTGGTGGACTGAAGCGGAGGTCCAGTTTCTCCAGTAAATACTCTGGTAGGACCAAACCTGGTCTGGCCCTGAAATACACGGGCTCCA ACACCAATCAATATGGCCTCTATGGGAAAACACGAGCGGAGGAGGACACTAAACACTACTTGAGAAAGAaagaagagctggagagagagaaggatgggatACGGAACAATCTGCTGACActgagacaagagaggagagaggtgaaggagaAGTTGAAGACTGCTACAG AGGAGCAGAGGGGCTCCCTAAGTGAGCATGTGTCCCAGCTAGACGAGGCTTTCCGTGGgaaggagagtgagagggtgGACCTGGAGCTCCGGCTCACCCAGGTTAAAGACAACCTGAACAAGAGTCTAGCAGGAGGTGGTCTGGGGGCACCTGGAGAGAGCAAACCTTCCAGCAAG gtcTATAGCAGTCCCTACTACTCTGAGTCTATACCGGTCAGCTGTGTCTCTGAGGCCCTTAAGAAACCTCCTGTCTACTCCTCGTCTAAAGGAACAGTCATGCAGAAAGCCAAG GAATGGGAGTCGAGGAAATGCACTTAG
- the LOC121539332 gene encoding actin filament-associated protein 1-like 1 isoform X4: MKNKNVFVLTLEYAMEVLVTELNFLLELLDHETLSSPTEEKKTSVRNLLKQLEPIVTGPDYLYMNTSVYRNGTSFVESLFETFDCDLGELKDMTEDQKQKHTVDTHTDTHTDTHVDTHVDTHRDDTSPSKQSSSDSSPPRSSETPPPLPTNPPPEAYYEEAVPLSPGKQPEYITTRGSSSPPNSIEDGYYEDAENNSPPTCINGRQRKNSYNDSDALSSSYESYEEDEEEKGSGPGSTLTHQWPSDESSMLPARDCRICAFLLRKKRFGQWAKQLTVIRDNRLQCYKSSKDVSPYVDLPLPQCTVTYAPKDERRKRHELRFTPPSGEALVLAVQSREQAHRWLRVVRKVSQGKGPEESTSPMMPRKTALDKRLSGDRTMADSDSVGVTTGENNRDNRENGKVKWGALAAGRKITRIISFSKRKHPLPGNACTPSPDTDPRRGYLSVLVSQVWRDQWCCVHGGSLHFHPDRGDPRPSLAPLPLHRCEVFPGLGPKHPFTLRILKGGTEVAVLEACSSEELGRWLGVLMAETGTATDPESLHYDYVDVETIANIRDAARHSFLWATSSSSTSSDSRTYDEVPCEGEQPEEVGGLKRRSSFSSKYSDTNQYGLYGKTRAEEDTKHYLRKKEELEREKDGIRNNLLTLRQERREVKEKLKTATEEQRGSLSEHVSQLDEAFRGKESERVDLELRLTQVKDNLNKSLAGGGLGAPGESKPSSKVYSSPYYSESIPVSCVSEALKKPPVYSSSKGTVMQKAKEWESRKCT, from the exons CGATGGAGGTCCTGGTGACGGAGCTCAACTTTCTGCTGGAGCTGCTGGACCATGAGACTCTGAGCTCTCCTACTGAGGAGAAGAAGACGTCTGTTAGGAACCTGCTGAAACAACTAGAGCCAATAG TGACAGGACCGGACTACTTGTACATGAACACGTCAGTCTACAGAAACGGCACCAGCTTTGTGGAATCCCTCTTCGAGACCTTTG ACTGTGACCTGGGGGAGCTGAAAGACATGACAGAGGACCAGAAACAGAAGCACactgttgacacacacacagacacacacacagatacacacgttGACACACACgttgacacacacagagacgacaCATCACCCTCAAAACAG AGCAGTTCAGACTCCTCTCCCCCCCGCTCAtcagagacccctccgcccctgCCCACAAACCCCCCTCCTGAGGCTTACTATGAAGAGGCAGTACCTCTCAGCCCTGGCAAGCAGCCAGAGTACATCACCACCCGCGGTAGCTCCAGCCCTCCTAACTCCATAGAGGACGGTTACTATGAGGATGCAGAGAACAACTCCCCTCCTACCTGCATCAACGGACGACAACGCAAAAACTCCT ACAATGACTCTGATGCCCTGAGTAGTTCCTATGAGTCctatgaggaggatgaagaggaaaaGGGATCAGGGCCAGGGTCCACACTGACCCACCAGTGGCCTAGTGATGAGAGCTCCATGCTCCCTGCCAGGGACTGTAGGATCTGTGCCTTCCTGCTGCGAAAGAAACGCTTCGGACAGTGGGCCAAGCAACTGACTGTCATACGGGATAACAggctacag TGCTATAAGAGCTCTAAGGACGTGTCCCCGTATGTTGACCTGCCCCTGCCCCAGTGCACTGTGACCTACGCCCCTAAAGACGAACGCAGGAAGAGACATGAGCTGAGGTTCACTCCACCCAGCGGAGAGGCTCTGGTCCTTGCTGTGCAGAGCAGGGAGCAGGCACACAGGTGGCTCAGA GTGGTCCGTAAAGTGAGTCAGGGAAAAGGACCAGAAGAGTCCACTTCTCCCATGATGCCCAGAAAGACTGCGCTTGACAAG CGGCTGTCTGGTGACAGGACTATGGCAGACTCAGACAGTGTGGGAGTGACTACAGGAGAGAACAACAGGGACAACAGAGAGAATG gTAAGGTGAAGTGGGGGGCTCTAGCGGCAGGACGTAAGATAACACGTATCATCAGTTTCTCCAAGAGGAAGCACCCCCTACCTGGCAACGCATGCACCCCCTCCCCAGACACAGACCCTCGACGAG gCTACCTGTCTGTGTTGGTGAGCCAGGTATGGAGGGATCAGTGGTGTTGTGTGCATGGGGGTTCTCTCCACTTCCACCCTGATAGAGGAGATCCCCGGCCCTCCCTGGCTCCTCTACCCCTCCATAGATGTGAGGTGTTCCCAGGACTGGGCCCCAAACACCCCTTCACCCTCAGGATACTGAAGGGAGGCACAGAGGTGGCTGTATTGGAG GCGTGTAGTTCTGAGGAGTTGGGGCGATGGCTGGGTGTTCTGATGGCAGAGACAGGTACAGCCACAGATCCAGAGTCACTACACTACGACTATGTTGATGTGGAAACCATCGCTAACATCCGAGATGCCGCACGCCACTCTTTCCT gtgggcCACATCTTCTAGTAGCACTTCCTCTGACTCCAGGACGTACGACGAGGTTCCTTGTGAGGGAGAGCag CCTGAGGAGGTTGGTGGACTGAAGCGGAGGTCCAGTTTCTCCAGTAAATACTCTG ACACCAATCAATATGGCCTCTATGGGAAAACACGAGCGGAGGAGGACACTAAACACTACTTGAGAAAGAaagaagagctggagagagagaaggatgggatACGGAACAATCTGCTGACActgagacaagagaggagagaggtgaaggagaAGTTGAAGACTGCTACAG AGGAGCAGAGGGGCTCCCTAAGTGAGCATGTGTCCCAGCTAGACGAGGCTTTCCGTGGgaaggagagtgagagggtgGACCTGGAGCTCCGGCTCACCCAGGTTAAAGACAACCTGAACAAGAGTCTAGCAGGAGGTGGTCTGGGGGCACCTGGAGAGAGCAAACCTTCCAGCAAG gtcTATAGCAGTCCCTACTACTCTGAGTCTATACCGGTCAGCTGTGTCTCTGAGGCCCTTAAGAAACCTCCTGTCTACTCCTCGTCTAAAGGAACAGTCATGCAGAAAGCCAAG GAATGGGAGTCGAGGAAATGCACTTAG
- the LOC121539332 gene encoding actin filament-associated protein 1-like 1 isoform X1: MKNKNVFVLTLEYAMEVLVTELNFLLELLDHETLSSPTEEKKTSVRNLLKQLEPIVTGPDYLYMNTSVYRNGTSFVESLFETFDCDLGELKDMTEDQKQKHTVDTHTDTHTDTHVDTHVDTHRDDTSPSKQSSSDSSPPRSSETPPPLPTNPPPEAYYEEAVPLSPGKQPEYITTRGSSSPPNSIEDGYYEDAENNSPPTCINGRQRKNSYNDSDALSSSYESYEEDEEEKGSGPGSTLTHQWPSDESSMLPARDCRICAFLLRKKRFGQWAKQLTVIRDNRLQCYKSSKDVSPYVDLPLPQCTVTYAPKDERRKRHELRFTPPSGEALVLAVQSREQAHRWLRVVRKVSQGKGPEESTSPMMPRKTALDKRLSGDRTMADSDSVGVTTGENNRDNRENGKVKWGALAAGRKITRIISFSKRKHPLPGNACTPSPDTDPRRGYLSVLVSQVWRDQWCCVHGGSLHFHPDRGDPRPSLAPLPLHRCEVFPGLGPKHPFTLRILKGGTEVAVLEACSSEELGRWLGVLMAETGTATDPESLHYDYVDVETIANIRDAARHSFLWATSSSSTSSDSRTYDEVPCEGEQPEEVGGLKRRSSFSSKYSGRTKPGLALKYTGSNTNQYGLYGKTRAEEDTKHYLRKKEELEREKDGIRNNLLTLRQERREVKEKLKTATEEQRGSLSEHVSQLDEAFRGKESERVDLELRLTQVKDNLNKSLAGGGLGAPGESKPSSKVYSSPYYSESIPVSCVSEALKKPPVYSSSKGTVMQKAKEWESRKCT, encoded by the exons CGATGGAGGTCCTGGTGACGGAGCTCAACTTTCTGCTGGAGCTGCTGGACCATGAGACTCTGAGCTCTCCTACTGAGGAGAAGAAGACGTCTGTTAGGAACCTGCTGAAACAACTAGAGCCAATAG TGACAGGACCGGACTACTTGTACATGAACACGTCAGTCTACAGAAACGGCACCAGCTTTGTGGAATCCCTCTTCGAGACCTTTG ACTGTGACCTGGGGGAGCTGAAAGACATGACAGAGGACCAGAAACAGAAGCACactgttgacacacacacagacacacacacagatacacacgttGACACACACgttgacacacacagagacgacaCATCACCCTCAAAACAG AGCAGTTCAGACTCCTCTCCCCCCCGCTCAtcagagacccctccgcccctgCCCACAAACCCCCCTCCTGAGGCTTACTATGAAGAGGCAGTACCTCTCAGCCCTGGCAAGCAGCCAGAGTACATCACCACCCGCGGTAGCTCCAGCCCTCCTAACTCCATAGAGGACGGTTACTATGAGGATGCAGAGAACAACTCCCCTCCTACCTGCATCAACGGACGACAACGCAAAAACTCCT ACAATGACTCTGATGCCCTGAGTAGTTCCTATGAGTCctatgaggaggatgaagaggaaaaGGGATCAGGGCCAGGGTCCACACTGACCCACCAGTGGCCTAGTGATGAGAGCTCCATGCTCCCTGCCAGGGACTGTAGGATCTGTGCCTTCCTGCTGCGAAAGAAACGCTTCGGACAGTGGGCCAAGCAACTGACTGTCATACGGGATAACAggctacag TGCTATAAGAGCTCTAAGGACGTGTCCCCGTATGTTGACCTGCCCCTGCCCCAGTGCACTGTGACCTACGCCCCTAAAGACGAACGCAGGAAGAGACATGAGCTGAGGTTCACTCCACCCAGCGGAGAGGCTCTGGTCCTTGCTGTGCAGAGCAGGGAGCAGGCACACAGGTGGCTCAGA GTGGTCCGTAAAGTGAGTCAGGGAAAAGGACCAGAAGAGTCCACTTCTCCCATGATGCCCAGAAAGACTGCGCTTGACAAG CGGCTGTCTGGTGACAGGACTATGGCAGACTCAGACAGTGTGGGAGTGACTACAGGAGAGAACAACAGGGACAACAGAGAGAATG gTAAGGTGAAGTGGGGGGCTCTAGCGGCAGGACGTAAGATAACACGTATCATCAGTTTCTCCAAGAGGAAGCACCCCCTACCTGGCAACGCATGCACCCCCTCCCCAGACACAGACCCTCGACGAG gCTACCTGTCTGTGTTGGTGAGCCAGGTATGGAGGGATCAGTGGTGTTGTGTGCATGGGGGTTCTCTCCACTTCCACCCTGATAGAGGAGATCCCCGGCCCTCCCTGGCTCCTCTACCCCTCCATAGATGTGAGGTGTTCCCAGGACTGGGCCCCAAACACCCCTTCACCCTCAGGATACTGAAGGGAGGCACAGAGGTGGCTGTATTGGAG GCGTGTAGTTCTGAGGAGTTGGGGCGATGGCTGGGTGTTCTGATGGCAGAGACAGGTACAGCCACAGATCCAGAGTCACTACACTACGACTATGTTGATGTGGAAACCATCGCTAACATCCGAGATGCCGCACGCCACTCTTTCCT gtgggcCACATCTTCTAGTAGCACTTCCTCTGACTCCAGGACGTACGACGAGGTTCCTTGTGAGGGAGAGCag CCTGAGGAGGTTGGTGGACTGAAGCGGAGGTCCAGTTTCTCCAGTAAATACTCTGGTAGGACCAAACCTGGTCTGGCCCTGAAATACACGGGCTCCA ACACCAATCAATATGGCCTCTATGGGAAAACACGAGCGGAGGAGGACACTAAACACTACTTGAGAAAGAaagaagagctggagagagagaaggatgggatACGGAACAATCTGCTGACActgagacaagagaggagagaggtgaaggagaAGTTGAAGACTGCTACAG AGGAGCAGAGGGGCTCCCTAAGTGAGCATGTGTCCCAGCTAGACGAGGCTTTCCGTGGgaaggagagtgagagggtgGACCTGGAGCTCCGGCTCACCCAGGTTAAAGACAACCTGAACAAGAGTCTAGCAGGAGGTGGTCTGGGGGCACCTGGAGAGAGCAAACCTTCCAGCAAG gtcTATAGCAGTCCCTACTACTCTGAGTCTATACCGGTCAGCTGTGTCTCTGAGGCCCTTAAGAAACCTCCTGTCTACTCCTCGTCTAAAGGAACAGTCATGCAGAAAGCCAAG GAATGGGAGTCGAGGAAATGCACTTAG
- the LOC121539332 gene encoding actin filament-associated protein 1-like 1 isoform X2, whose translation MVSLSSSSSNAMEVLVTELNFLLELLDHETLSSPTEEKKTSVRNLLKQLEPIVTGPDYLYMNTSVYRNGTSFVESLFETFDCDLGELKDMTEDQKQKHTVDTHTDTHTDTHVDTHVDTHRDDTSPSKQSSSDSSPPRSSETPPPLPTNPPPEAYYEEAVPLSPGKQPEYITTRGSSSPPNSIEDGYYEDAENNSPPTCINGRQRKNSYNDSDALSSSYESYEEDEEEKGSGPGSTLTHQWPSDESSMLPARDCRICAFLLRKKRFGQWAKQLTVIRDNRLQCYKSSKDVSPYVDLPLPQCTVTYAPKDERRKRHELRFTPPSGEALVLAVQSREQAHRWLRVVRKVSQGKGPEESTSPMMPRKTALDKRLSGDRTMADSDSVGVTTGENNRDNRENGKVKWGALAAGRKITRIISFSKRKHPLPGNACTPSPDTDPRRGYLSVLVSQVWRDQWCCVHGGSLHFHPDRGDPRPSLAPLPLHRCEVFPGLGPKHPFTLRILKGGTEVAVLEACSSEELGRWLGVLMAETGTATDPESLHYDYVDVETIANIRDAARHSFLWATSSSSTSSDSRTYDEVPCEGEQPEEVGGLKRRSSFSSKYSGRTKPGLALKYTGSNTNQYGLYGKTRAEEDTKHYLRKKEELEREKDGIRNNLLTLRQERREVKEKLKTATEEQRGSLSEHVSQLDEAFRGKESERVDLELRLTQVKDNLNKSLAGGGLGAPGESKPSSKVYSSPYYSESIPVSCVSEALKKPPVYSSSKGTVMQKAKEWESRKCT comes from the exons CGATGGAGGTCCTGGTGACGGAGCTCAACTTTCTGCTGGAGCTGCTGGACCATGAGACTCTGAGCTCTCCTACTGAGGAGAAGAAGACGTCTGTTAGGAACCTGCTGAAACAACTAGAGCCAATAG TGACAGGACCGGACTACTTGTACATGAACACGTCAGTCTACAGAAACGGCACCAGCTTTGTGGAATCCCTCTTCGAGACCTTTG ACTGTGACCTGGGGGAGCTGAAAGACATGACAGAGGACCAGAAACAGAAGCACactgttgacacacacacagacacacacacagatacacacgttGACACACACgttgacacacacagagacgacaCATCACCCTCAAAACAG AGCAGTTCAGACTCCTCTCCCCCCCGCTCAtcagagacccctccgcccctgCCCACAAACCCCCCTCCTGAGGCTTACTATGAAGAGGCAGTACCTCTCAGCCCTGGCAAGCAGCCAGAGTACATCACCACCCGCGGTAGCTCCAGCCCTCCTAACTCCATAGAGGACGGTTACTATGAGGATGCAGAGAACAACTCCCCTCCTACCTGCATCAACGGACGACAACGCAAAAACTCCT ACAATGACTCTGATGCCCTGAGTAGTTCCTATGAGTCctatgaggaggatgaagaggaaaaGGGATCAGGGCCAGGGTCCACACTGACCCACCAGTGGCCTAGTGATGAGAGCTCCATGCTCCCTGCCAGGGACTGTAGGATCTGTGCCTTCCTGCTGCGAAAGAAACGCTTCGGACAGTGGGCCAAGCAACTGACTGTCATACGGGATAACAggctacag TGCTATAAGAGCTCTAAGGACGTGTCCCCGTATGTTGACCTGCCCCTGCCCCAGTGCACTGTGACCTACGCCCCTAAAGACGAACGCAGGAAGAGACATGAGCTGAGGTTCACTCCACCCAGCGGAGAGGCTCTGGTCCTTGCTGTGCAGAGCAGGGAGCAGGCACACAGGTGGCTCAGA GTGGTCCGTAAAGTGAGTCAGGGAAAAGGACCAGAAGAGTCCACTTCTCCCATGATGCCCAGAAAGACTGCGCTTGACAAG CGGCTGTCTGGTGACAGGACTATGGCAGACTCAGACAGTGTGGGAGTGACTACAGGAGAGAACAACAGGGACAACAGAGAGAATG gTAAGGTGAAGTGGGGGGCTCTAGCGGCAGGACGTAAGATAACACGTATCATCAGTTTCTCCAAGAGGAAGCACCCCCTACCTGGCAACGCATGCACCCCCTCCCCAGACACAGACCCTCGACGAG gCTACCTGTCTGTGTTGGTGAGCCAGGTATGGAGGGATCAGTGGTGTTGTGTGCATGGGGGTTCTCTCCACTTCCACCCTGATAGAGGAGATCCCCGGCCCTCCCTGGCTCCTCTACCCCTCCATAGATGTGAGGTGTTCCCAGGACTGGGCCCCAAACACCCCTTCACCCTCAGGATACTGAAGGGAGGCACAGAGGTGGCTGTATTGGAG GCGTGTAGTTCTGAGGAGTTGGGGCGATGGCTGGGTGTTCTGATGGCAGAGACAGGTACAGCCACAGATCCAGAGTCACTACACTACGACTATGTTGATGTGGAAACCATCGCTAACATCCGAGATGCCGCACGCCACTCTTTCCT gtgggcCACATCTTCTAGTAGCACTTCCTCTGACTCCAGGACGTACGACGAGGTTCCTTGTGAGGGAGAGCag CCTGAGGAGGTTGGTGGACTGAAGCGGAGGTCCAGTTTCTCCAGTAAATACTCTGGTAGGACCAAACCTGGTCTGGCCCTGAAATACACGGGCTCCA ACACCAATCAATATGGCCTCTATGGGAAAACACGAGCGGAGGAGGACACTAAACACTACTTGAGAAAGAaagaagagctggagagagagaaggatgggatACGGAACAATCTGCTGACActgagacaagagaggagagaggtgaaggagaAGTTGAAGACTGCTACAG AGGAGCAGAGGGGCTCCCTAAGTGAGCATGTGTCCCAGCTAGACGAGGCTTTCCGTGGgaaggagagtgagagggtgGACCTGGAGCTCCGGCTCACCCAGGTTAAAGACAACCTGAACAAGAGTCTAGCAGGAGGTGGTCTGGGGGCACCTGGAGAGAGCAAACCTTCCAGCAAG gtcTATAGCAGTCCCTACTACTCTGAGTCTATACCGGTCAGCTGTGTCTCTGAGGCCCTTAAGAAACCTCCTGTCTACTCCTCGTCTAAAGGAACAGTCATGCAGAAAGCCAAG GAATGGGAGTCGAGGAAATGCACTTAG